A genomic region of Phragmites australis chromosome 2, lpPhrAust1.1, whole genome shotgun sequence contains the following coding sequences:
- the LOC133909143 gene encoding transcription initiation factor TFIID subunit 12b-like isoform X2 yields MADPPPVAASASPQPDQLVAASASTPHNTNPNPLLSPQIPPSPTVSDLSAHISSPQQLDPASAAASGGGSMDFPPRPPQQLQAPSPTQAATGAGGFGQIHRSGSASRLSTASQLPQYAAMAARMYGGQMSFSGGGGQVGQQQQQLIARAAMLGQGHLGMLQGQGNAAHFGLQPQMMVQPRQKGMAQSTQFNTANAAQALQGMQPMGVMGTLGMNQMRPNGTIPYGAQQRFAHAQMRPQQASQQAALSPQKVAGQGLSRTASIAAVNSQLPGSSQNGQMVAMSMPQQQQQQQWLKQMQSSMGSPVSPQLHQQRLMLMQQLQQKTGLSQQQIAQAQQQHPHLSAQQLIQQQQFLQQLQQQQPQQSPRISASGSQKSANLTGSQPGTPLSGGTMTGGSASQGAEGTSQLLGKRKIQDLVAQVDPLGKVDPDVEDLLLEIADDFIDSVSCGSADMGVSLGDCICMHLGKAQEIISCGSQGRVAALRKKLAFVSSWFLKGG; encoded by the exons ATGGCGGATCCGCCGCCCGtggccgcctccgcctcgccgcAGCCCGACCAGCTCGTCgcggcctccgcctccacccCGCATAACACCAACCCTAaccccctcctctcccctcAAATCCCCCCGTCCCCAACCGTCTCCGACCTCTCCGCGCACATCTCCTCCCCTCAGCAGCTCGACCCGGCCTCGGCGGCTGCTTCCGGCGGCGGATCCATGGACTTCCCTCcgcggccgccgcagcagctGCAGGCGCCTTCGCCCACGCAGGCGGCGACCGGCGCCGGCGGCTTCGGCCAGATCCACCGCTCGGGGTCGGCCTCCCGCCTTTCCACCGCCAGCCAGCTCCCGCAGTACGCCGCCATGGCGGCTAGGATGTATGGCGGGCAGATGAGTTTCTCGGGCGGCGGAGGGCAAGTgggtcagcagcagcagcagctgataGCGCGCGCGGCCATGCTTGGGCAGGGCCACCTGGGGATGCTGCAAGGCCAGGGGAACGCGGCACATTTCGGGCTTCAGCCGCAGATGATGGTGCAG CCAAGGCAAAAGGGCATGGCACAAAGTACACAATTTAATACTGCTAATGCAGCTCAAGCGCTGCAAGGGATGCAGCCCATGGGAGTCATGGGTACTTTGGGGATGAACCAGATGAGACCGAATGGTACTATTCCCTATGGTGCTCAACAACGGTTTGCCCATGCTCAAATGAGGCCACAACAAGCATCTCAGCAAGCAGCATTATCCCCGCAG AAGGTAGCCGGTCAAGGCTTGTCGAGAACAGCATCGATTGCAGCAGTAAATTCACAACTACCTGGATCATCGCAAAATGGACAGATGGTGGCAATGTCTATGCctcagcaacagcagcagcagcaatggtTGAAGCAAATGCAATCATCAATGGGATCACCAGTTTCTCCACAACTTCATCAACAAAGGCTTATGTTGATGCAGCAACTTCAGCAGAAGACAGGATTGAGCCAACAACAAATTGCACAAGCCCAACAACAGCATCCACATCTCAGTGCCCAACAACTGATTCAGCAGCAACAATTTCTACAGCAgcttcagcagcagcaaccaCAACAATCTCCAAGAATTTCAGCATCTGGTTCGCAGAAGTCTGCAAACCTTACAGGATCGCAGCCGGGTACACCTTTGTCAGGTGGAACTATGACTGGTGGAAGTGCAAGTCAGGGAGCGGAAGGAACTAGCCAACTCCttgggaaaagaaaaatacaagatCTGGTTGCACAG GTAGATCCCCTAGGCAAGGTTGACCCTGATGTGGAAGATTTGCTTTTAGAGATTGCTGATGACTTCATTGACTCG GTTTCTTGTGGTTCAGCTGACATGGGTGTGTCATTAGGTGACTGCATTTGCATGCACCTTGGCAAAGCACAGGAAATCATCAGTTGTGGAAGCCAAGGACGTGTTGCTGCACTTAG AAAGAAATTGGCATTTGTCAGTTCCTGGTTTCTCAAGGGAGGATAA
- the LOC133909143 gene encoding transcription initiation factor TFIID subunit 12b-like isoform X1: MADPPPVAASASPQPDQLVAASASTPHNTNPNPLLSPQIPPSPTVSDLSAHISSPQQLDPASAAASGGGSMDFPPRPPQQLQAPSPTQAATGAGGFGQIHRSGSASRLSTASQLPQYAAMAARMYGGQMSFSGGGGQVGQQQQQLIARAAMLGQGHLGMLQGQGNAAHFGLQPQMMVQPRQKGMAQSTQFNTANAAQALQGMQPMGVMGTLGMNQMRPNGTIPYGAQQRFAHAQMRPQQASQQAALSPQKVAGQGLSRTASIAAVNSQLPGSSQNGQMVAMSMPQQQQQQQWLKQMQSSMGSPVSPQLHQQRLMLMQQLQQKTGLSQQQIAQAQQQHPHLSAQQLIQQQQFLQQLQQQQPQQSPRISASGSQKSANLTGSQPGTPLSGGTMTGGSASQGAEGTSQLLGKRKIQDLVAQVDPLGKVDPDVEDLLLEIADDFIDSVTAFACTLAKHRKSSVVEAKDVLLHLERNWHLSVPGFSREDKNPQRNSVKPLVDPQQPESDAAGIRGASNKLIANNSAGNHQIRSQVAEPSPTPTVGPLSKVPRF, from the exons ATGGCGGATCCGCCGCCCGtggccgcctccgcctcgccgcAGCCCGACCAGCTCGTCgcggcctccgcctccacccCGCATAACACCAACCCTAaccccctcctctcccctcAAATCCCCCCGTCCCCAACCGTCTCCGACCTCTCCGCGCACATCTCCTCCCCTCAGCAGCTCGACCCGGCCTCGGCGGCTGCTTCCGGCGGCGGATCCATGGACTTCCCTCcgcggccgccgcagcagctGCAGGCGCCTTCGCCCACGCAGGCGGCGACCGGCGCCGGCGGCTTCGGCCAGATCCACCGCTCGGGGTCGGCCTCCCGCCTTTCCACCGCCAGCCAGCTCCCGCAGTACGCCGCCATGGCGGCTAGGATGTATGGCGGGCAGATGAGTTTCTCGGGCGGCGGAGGGCAAGTgggtcagcagcagcagcagctgataGCGCGCGCGGCCATGCTTGGGCAGGGCCACCTGGGGATGCTGCAAGGCCAGGGGAACGCGGCACATTTCGGGCTTCAGCCGCAGATGATGGTGCAG CCAAGGCAAAAGGGCATGGCACAAAGTACACAATTTAATACTGCTAATGCAGCTCAAGCGCTGCAAGGGATGCAGCCCATGGGAGTCATGGGTACTTTGGGGATGAACCAGATGAGACCGAATGGTACTATTCCCTATGGTGCTCAACAACGGTTTGCCCATGCTCAAATGAGGCCACAACAAGCATCTCAGCAAGCAGCATTATCCCCGCAG AAGGTAGCCGGTCAAGGCTTGTCGAGAACAGCATCGATTGCAGCAGTAAATTCACAACTACCTGGATCATCGCAAAATGGACAGATGGTGGCAATGTCTATGCctcagcaacagcagcagcagcaatggtTGAAGCAAATGCAATCATCAATGGGATCACCAGTTTCTCCACAACTTCATCAACAAAGGCTTATGTTGATGCAGCAACTTCAGCAGAAGACAGGATTGAGCCAACAACAAATTGCACAAGCCCAACAACAGCATCCACATCTCAGTGCCCAACAACTGATTCAGCAGCAACAATTTCTACAGCAgcttcagcagcagcaaccaCAACAATCTCCAAGAATTTCAGCATCTGGTTCGCAGAAGTCTGCAAACCTTACAGGATCGCAGCCGGGTACACCTTTGTCAGGTGGAACTATGACTGGTGGAAGTGCAAGTCAGGGAGCGGAAGGAACTAGCCAACTCCttgggaaaagaaaaatacaagatCTGGTTGCACAG GTAGATCCCCTAGGCAAGGTTGACCCTGATGTGGAAGATTTGCTTTTAGAGATTGCTGATGACTTCATTGACTCG GTGACTGCATTTGCATGCACCTTGGCAAAGCACAGGAAATCATCAGTTGTGGAAGCCAAGGACGTGTTGCTGCACTTAG AAAGAAATTGGCATTTGTCAGTTCCTGGTTTCTCAAGGGAGGATAAGAATCCTCAAAGAAATTCT GTAAAGCCACTGGTGGATCCCCAACAACCTGAAAGTGATGCTGCTGGTATTAGAGGCGCAAGCAATAAACTTATTGCCAATAACTCGGCTGGCAACCATCAAATAAGATCTCAGGTTGCAGAGCCTTCACCAACGCCGACAGTGGGCCCTCTGTCGAAAGTTCCTCGTTTCTAA